In Pelagicoccus albus, the following are encoded in one genomic region:
- a CDS encoding phage baseplate assembly protein V: MYESIGSAEVIDVEDPQGRGRVQVLPVGVAGGIARWARVSTPYSGNGYGMFFTPEVGDEVLVAFATATSSEPVVLGSLSRASDARVESDPEVKSLKTKAGHELVFSDQKVELKTASGHYLSLDDSDGSVTLSSEQGDLIKLDRGTIQLEAGIKIEARSSTLEIDAANISVNAPVVQFSGVLQCDSLLASSVVSANYSPGVGNLK; this comes from the coding sequence ATGTACGAATCAATAGGTAGTGCGGAAGTTATAGATGTTGAAGATCCTCAAGGGCGGGGACGAGTGCAGGTGCTTCCAGTCGGAGTCGCTGGCGGTATTGCTCGTTGGGCTCGAGTGTCTACACCGTATTCGGGCAATGGATATGGCATGTTTTTTACTCCAGAAGTTGGTGATGAGGTACTGGTTGCTTTTGCAACGGCGACATCCAGCGAGCCGGTTGTTCTTGGGTCGCTCTCCCGGGCGAGCGACGCTCGAGTTGAAAGCGATCCTGAAGTAAAGTCGCTCAAAACCAAGGCCGGGCATGAGTTGGTATTCAGCGACCAAAAGGTCGAGCTGAAGACCGCGAGTGGACATTATCTGAGTTTAGATGATTCCGATGGTTCGGTGACTCTCTCCAGCGAGCAAGGGGATTTAATCAAGCTGGACAGAGGAACAATACAGCTGGAAGCGGGAATCAAAATTGAAGCCCGAAGTTCCACGCTGGAAATCGATGCCGCCAATATATCAGTCAATGCGCCGGTGGTGCAATTTTCCGGAGTTCTGCAGTGCGATTCGCTTCTAGCCAGCTCAGTAGTTTCTGCCAACTATTCTCCCGGAGTGGGCAATTTGAAGTAG